AACCTACAATATACGGACGTCCCTTTTGCAAATCCCATTGTGTGTGGGCAATAAAAGCTTCTTCCAGCTCTATTTCTCGTACTTTTGGAGCATCTTTATACGAATGAAGCATATTATCTAACCCCAATCCGTGAGTAGAAAGCACAATACTATCTACTGGAATATCTGCCTGTAAAGACCCAGAAGTTCCAAAACGAATAAAGTTTAATGAAGTTTGTTGTTCTTTAGGCTGACGTGTCGCCATATCGATATTAAACAGAGCATCTATCTCATTGATAGCAATATCAATATTATCAGGACCAATCCCAGTTGAAAGCACCGACAAGCGTTTTCCTTTGTAAGTCCCCGTATGAGTGCAAAACTCTCTTTTTTGTACCTGATGCTCAATATGATCGAAATGGGCACTCACGCGTGCCACACGATTTTGGTCGCCCACCAAAATGATGGTTGGAGCCACTTGTTCGGGTTTTAAATTCAGATGATAAATACTTCCGTCAGGATTTAAAATAAGTTCAGATTCTCGAATAGCCATAATTCTATATTTTTATTTTGAAAAAATCATCATTTATGTAGTTTTGGCACAAACCTCAGAGGTAATTCAAAAAAATATGATAAACAAACAATCTGCTTTCTTTTAAGATAAGCAAAGTCAAAACCTTAATTTGCAAAATTTAGCTCTATATCAGCCTTTACCACTTTGATGAGTTTTAGCCTAAAACCCTCCTTTTATTTCTTTTTGCTTTACCAAAAACTACAAAAGCAAATTTACAAAAAAACGCCTGTTTATCAAATTATGCTTCTAATTTACATCGGGACATAAACTAATAATTGTATCGTTCACCCCACAAATTCTTAAGATAGGTACGCAATGCGTTTTCACGCGGATTGTCACCAGGTTCGTATAGCATTGTGCCTTGCAAATCTTCGGGTAGAAAATCTTGAAATGCAAAATTATTTTCAAAATCGTGTGAGTATTTGTAGTCTTTTCCGTAATTCAATTCCTTCATCAACTTTGTAGGAGCATTCCGCAAATGAATAGGTACGGACAAATCGCCAGTTTGCTTCACCAATTGTTGCGCCTTGTTGATTGCCATATACGAAGCATTACTTTTAGGCGAAGCCGCTAAATACACCGCACACTGACTTAGAATGATACGCGCTTCTGGGTAACCAATAGTAGTCACTGCCTGAAAGGTATTATTGGCTAAAATTAGCGCTGTTGGATTAGCATTTCCAATATCTTCCGAAGCCAAAATAAGCATTCGTCTAGCAATGAATTTCACATCTTCACCACCTTCAATCATTCGAGCAAGCCAATAAACAGCGGCATTGGGGTCACTCCCCCGTATGGATTTGATAAATGCCGAAACAATGTCATAATGTTGTTCACCCGTTTTATCATAAAGCACCGTATTTTTCTGAACTACTTGCATTACTTTTTCATTAGTAATGACAATTTCATTGGCTTCAAAGGTATTGATTATTAGCTCGAACGTATTAAGGAGTTTGCGTCCGTCCCCACCAGATAGCCGTATTAACGCTTCCGTTTCAGAGAGTGTAATGCGTTTTTTCTTTAAGATTTCATCTTTTTCAACAGCATTTTTGAGCAATTTTTCCAAATCATTACGCTCAAAGGAATTAAGCGTATATATCTGACAACGTGACAATAAAGCAGGAATTACCTCAAAACTCGGATTTTCGGTAGTAGCCCCAATGAGCGTTATCCACCCTTTTTCAACCGCTCCCAGTAATGAATCTTGCTGTGTTTTATTAAATCGGTGGATTTCATCAATAAAAACAATAGGATTTTTAGTAGCAAATAACCCATTGTTTTGTTTCGATTTTTCAATCACTTCACGCACCTCTTTGATGCCTGAACTGATAGCGCTCAAAGTAAAAAAAGCCCGACGGCTTTGTTGAGCAATGATTTGAGCAAGTGTCGTTTTTCCCGTTCCTGGTGGTCCCCACAGAATGAGAGAAGGAAGCAAACCACTTTCAATCTGTTTACGCAGTGAGCCATTTTCGCCTACCAAATGTTCTTGCCCCACATAACTATCCAAATGTGTGGGACGCATACGTTCTGCCAAAGGTGTATTCATAAAGGCAAAGGTACAGAATTTAATGGTTTGTGAAGCAAAGTAATTTTTTAGCAGAAATCAAGCAATTCAGGCAAAGCATATCAATGCAATTTTCTATTGTTGAACTTGTACCCAATGTAAAAAGTTGCCTATTTCAAAGGTTACATTCCATTTTCCGTAAGCTTTAAATGCCCATAAATTTACCGGAGTATTTTCTGACGAGCGATTTTCCATAACTAAATAACTATACAAACAAAGAGGGTCGCCTATTTTTTTAAGGGTTTGCTTATCCAATCGTTGGAGCAATACTTTTTCAAAGAAAGCATCAGTGGTATTATAAATTACATTAACATATTTTTCATCAGCTATGGCAATAACACTATCCAAAAAATTGTCTGTGAAAAGAGCTTCGGGCTCCCATTCTTGCGAAATCGGATACTTGTAAAGCGTACCTCCTTTACTATCAAGATAATAAGACGGATTTCCATTGAAGTAAATCCCCCAATGAGTATATTTTTCTCCCAAATCAATTAGAGAAGAAGCTCCGTTTTGGGTTAAATTCACCTGATATTTTCGTTTTTCACCCGAAATAATAATGGGTAAATACGAAATTTGAGTTTCACCAATGCGTCCTACTCGGATAAAGTCAATAGCATCATCTTTGGGCAACAGTTTAGAAAGGTTGATTTCTTTTATTTTTTCCCCCGTTTTGGTATTTATCAATAAGGCCTTATAGGTATTTGAAATCTTATAACAGAGATATAAAACGTTTTCAGTAAATAGAGATTCTCGAACTTCTACGAGCTTATTTCCTTTTGTTTTGGGCATCAGTATATTTTCTTTTTGTTTTTTATAAGAAAGATTGCCCTCCTGTCCTTTTTGCAAATATTTTTGCCAAACAATATCAGGAAAATCTTTTAGTATGTACAATGCCTCGTTGTTTAAATAAAAACTTTTAATGCTGCTTATTGCTTCAGTAGGAATGTTTTTCTCGGTAAAGGTTACGGGGTCTAATTCAACAAGCTGTTTTCCTTCCGAAGGAGAACTCAAAAACATAATGTTTCTTTGTTGCGGATTGTTATTTTTCCGTAAAGAATTTCCGTAACCCTCTTTTCGAACTCGGAAAGTATGTGTTTTTGACGGACAGATTTTTTCTGTAATATCAGTATTTAAAATGTTTTTAAGCCAGATTTTATAGGCTTGGGCAGTAGGATTTTTGGGAATGGGAAAATCGTATTTGAACCGATAGAGTTTATCAAGTATTTGTTGTGCCACATCGGCAACTGCCATTTTTTTTTGATAGTATTCACTACCAGCAACCATTTTACCATCTTTATTTACACCATGCCAAATGATTTCGCTTATAAAAGGGATGCTATCTTGGTTATTGAGTTGGTCTATCCAAAGCGGAATATCTCTCAAATCCTCATAAACAGAAAGTTGCCGATATGAAAAAGGTTTTCCTTCTTGCATTAATTGATATATCGAAGGGAATGTTTCATTCAAATCATCAGGATATTGAGCGATAATTTTGTTGTTTTGATAGATTTTTTTAGCTACAAAGGTATTTTCTGTTGAAGGCACAAGAGTTGCCTCAATGGTAAAAAGCGTATCGTAGGTGTAACAAATATCATCTTTAAAAAGCGGAATAATCAGTGCCGTTTTTTGTTGTAATCGCTCGGCATCGGCTGGCAAAAGCTCTAAAAAATAAGCCCATTCGGGTAGAAAAACGCTACCCTTTTCCATAATAAAGAGAAAATTGGCGGTTTTTTCATCTAATCTTATTGTACGAAAATCTTCCCTAAAGTAGCCACTAAATGATATGGTTTCCTGTGAATGGCTCATACTTATCCATAATAAAAGAAAAATAATTGAAAGTTTTTTATTCATAATTGGTTTGTTTTATAAAAAGTATGATGATTATTATCCTGACAGAAATCATTTATTTTTTTCTGTATCATACTTGCAGAAACTGTACTACAAAAAAATATCCTAAGCTCATTATGAACTTAGGATAAAGATATTATTTTCTGTAGTTTTTTAAAATTTCAGCAGGAACAGCACCTTTATGTACCATAAGCGCTGTGGTTTTGTACCTCACGTAAGCCTTTGTTACGTACAAATAGCCTTGATAGTCGTTATTTACCCCCCACGAATTTTTCACAATGTAGTATTCTCTACCGTTTTGGTCTTTGGCAAGTCCTACAATGTGCATTGCGTGGTCATCGGTGGTTTCATAATTATCAAAAGCTTTCTGACGCATTTCTGCAGTGATGTTTCTTTCGTTAGTTGGCGGATTATCAAAAAGTCTTGTTTGTTGTTCAGCGCTCATTTCTTGCCAATCTTTTTCAGGAACGAAAGCTACTCCGTTTTTCCAGCTGAAATACTTTTCGCTTACATCGGCAGCCCAAGCTACGGTATATCCTTTTTTAAGAGCATTGTCTATAACCTTAGTAAAATCGGTCATTTCAACATTATAAGCGTGGTCAAAGCTCCAATTATCAGGAACAGCCATCAGTACGTTTTTGTATTTAGGCTGATTTTCATACGAAAGCATTTCAATATAATCGTCAGGATTTATACCTACCACCTCTTTAGCGAAGCTCTGTGGTGTATATTTTTTATTTTTGAAGAAAAAAGTTTCTGGCACTTCTCCTAAATAGGCGTCAATGGCTGCGGTAAAAGCTTTTTCCCAATTGGGGGTTAGTTTTTTAACATTAGGGCGCTTTACTAATCCTTCTAAAAAGCCTTTCAAAACACCTTGCATTTCCGAGAAATCATTGCGATTTGTACCGTAATTCAGTCCAGAATAAACGTATTGGGGTACAGCCCCATATTTGGCGTAAATATTGATAATATCGTGTAACTCTCCACCATCACCATAATCTAAATTCCCGTGAAAACGGACATATTGTTTTGCTTTCTCAATATAAGTATTTCTGGCTGTATAGATTTCTGCCAAATCAACGGGTTGTTTGCCCATTCTTATCATTTCGCTTTCCAGAAAGGAAGCCCCAGCGTAGCTCCAACAAGTACCACTACTACCTTGGTCTTTCACTTCCATACGCTCCAAATTGATCATAGGCGTAAACAAAAATCCTGCTTTTTGGCTATAGTTTCCTGCTACTTTGTTAATTAAATCATCTTGAGCCGACACAAATAAAGATGTTCCTACGGCTAACAATAAAGCTATTTTTTTCATTGTTAAAAATTAAATAATTACCTGCCTACAAATATAAAAATTTTGTAAAAGAATTTGCTCTTTATCAAAGCATTTTATCGCAAACGCACTTAGAAAGCGCAATTCAGTATAAAAAGATTTTTTGGTATTTATTGAAAATACGTACCTTTGTGCCGTTAAAGTTTTCAGAAAAAAAAGATGCTTTCCAATTCAAGTAAATACGCTATCAACGCAGTTATTTTTTTAGCTGTAAATGCTTCCGAAACAAAAAAAATAGGAGTTAAAGACATCGGTGAGGCATTAAAAATACCCTCTCCTTTTTTAGCAAAAATATTGCAAATTCTATCTCGGAAAAAAGCCATTAGTTCCACCAAAGGACCTGGCGGAGGGTTTTGGCTTAACGATGAGGAAAAGAAAGCTCCACTGATAAGCATTGTTTATCACATTGATGGAATAGACAAATTCACCAATTGTGCATTGGGGCTAAAATTGTGTTCCGAACAACAGCCCTGCCCCATTCACCACGCGGTGCAACCTTTCAAACACGAGTTTATGAAGCTACTTACGGAAAACACCATCTGTGATTTTGCTAAAAAAGTGGCTAAAGGTGAGGCTTTTCTCTTCGTTTAATTATGAGATTTACATTCAAATCTTTTTCAGTGAATCAGTCCAAAAGTGCAATGAAAGTTGGCACCGATGGTGTGCTTTTGGGCGCTTGGACCCCTATAGCTCACCGACCCTATTCGGTATTAGATGTTGGTGCTGGCATAGGGCTTATCGCTTTGATGTTAGCCCAGCGCACCTCAGCCCAGCAAATTGACGCTGTGGAAATTGACGCCCAAGCCTTTGAAGAATGTACCGAAAACTTCGAAGAAAGCCCTTGGAACGACCGCCTTTTTTGTTACCACGCTTCATTTGATGACTTTGTAACTGAAATGGACGATGAAACTTATGATTTAATCGTTTCAAATCCACCTTTTTACACCCAAAACGTAACCACAGCGCACCCGCAACGGAATCAAGCCCGATTTGAAGCCTCCTTACCCTTTGAAAACTTACTCAAAGGCGCTTCGCAGTTGCTTTCGCCCCAAACGGGAATTTTTGCTGTCATCATTCCTTATGAAGAAGAAACTTTCTTTTTGGAAAAAGCAACAACATACGGACTATTTCCTCAAAAAATAACACACGTCAGAGGGAATTCGAAAACAAAAATAAAAAGAAGCCTTATCGCTTTTAGCAAAAACCAACAAGATTGCCTCTGTAACGAATTAGTTATAGAAACCGAGCGCCACCAATACACCCCTGAGTATATTGAACTCACTAAAGATTTTTATCTGAATTTGTAAGGCTGTGGATAAAATCTGATAACTATTCCCTTTTGCTTCTGATAGGAATGTATAAATTTGCCAACATATAAAAACGCAAAACAATGAAAAATACCATTACAAATACAGATTTTCAATTTCCAAAACAAAAATCCGTTTACAAAGGAAAAGTACGCGAAGTTTATCATTTGGAAGACGATTTATTGGTAATGATAGCAACGGATAGACTTTCAGCTTTCGATGTAATTATGCCCAAAGGAATTCCTTACAAAGGTCAGATACTAAATCAAATAGCCACAAAGTTTATGCAACAAACCGAGGATATTGTTCCGAATTGGCTTATTGCCACCCCTGACCCTAACGTAGCTATAGGACATCTGTGCGAACCCTTTAAGGTGGAAATGGTCATCCGAGGGTACTTAGCCGGACACGCCGCCAGAGAATACAAAGCTGGAAAACGCAAACTTTGCGGAGTTGCCCTTCCTGAAGGACTTAAAGAAAACGATATTTTTCCACACCACCCCATCATCACCCCAGCCACCAAAGCCGACAATGGGGCTCACGATGAGGATATTTCCAAAGAAGAAATCATCAGTAAAGGCATTGTAAGTGAAGAAGATTATGCTTTGTTAGAAAAATACACCTACGCTTTATTTGCCCGAGGAACACAAATTGCTGCCCAAAGAGGACTTATTTTGGTGG
This genomic window from Capnocytophaga canimorsus contains:
- a CDS encoding RrF2 family transcriptional regulator, translating into MLSNSSKYAINAVIFLAVNASETKKIGVKDIGEALKIPSPFLAKILQILSRKKAISSTKGPGGGFWLNDEEKKAPLISIVYHIDGIDKFTNCALGLKLCSEQQPCPIHHAVQPFKHEFMKLLTENTICDFAKKVAKGEAFLFV
- a CDS encoding nucleoside phosphorylase; this translates as MAIRESELILNPDGSIYHLNLKPEQVAPTIILVGDQNRVARVSAHFDHIEHQVQKREFCTHTGTYKGKRLSVLSTGIGPDNIDIAINEIDALFNIDMATRQPKEQQTSLNFIRFGTSGSLQADIPVDSIVLSTHGLGLDNMLHSYKDAPKVREIELEEAFIAHTQWDLQKGRPYIVGCGASLREKLVSDHIFEGITGTAPGFYGPQGRVLRLAVQDAQLNDKLHSFKYKNFRMTNLEMETSAIYGLSRLLGHQAVSLNAIIANRANGTFTKDTKQAVENLIVYGLNQLAKNL
- a CDS encoding tRNA1(Val) (adenine(37)-N6)-methyltransferase, translating into MRFTFKSFSVNQSKSAMKVGTDGVLLGAWTPIAHRPYSVLDVGAGIGLIALMLAQRTSAQQIDAVEIDAQAFEECTENFEESPWNDRLFCYHASFDDFVTEMDDETYDLIVSNPPFYTQNVTTAHPQRNQARFEASLPFENLLKGASQLLSPQTGIFAVIIPYEEETFFLEKATTYGLFPQKITHVRGNSKTKIKRSLIAFSKNQQDCLCNELVIETERHQYTPEYIELTKDFYLNL
- a CDS encoding C1 family peptidase, encoding MKKIALLLAVGTSLFVSAQDDLINKVAGNYSQKAGFLFTPMINLERMEVKDQGSSGTCWSYAGASFLESEMIRMGKQPVDLAEIYTARNTYIEKAKQYVRFHGNLDYGDGGELHDIINIYAKYGAVPQYVYSGLNYGTNRNDFSEMQGVLKGFLEGLVKRPNVKKLTPNWEKAFTAAIDAYLGEVPETFFFKNKKYTPQSFAKEVVGINPDDYIEMLSYENQPKYKNVLMAVPDNWSFDHAYNVEMTDFTKVIDNALKKGYTVAWAADVSEKYFSWKNGVAFVPEKDWQEMSAEQQTRLFDNPPTNERNITAEMRQKAFDNYETTDDHAMHIVGLAKDQNGREYYIVKNSWGVNNDYQGYLYVTKAYVRYKTTALMVHKGAVPAEILKNYRK
- a CDS encoding phosphoribosylaminoimidazolesuccinocarboxamide synthase, with protein sequence MKNTITNTDFQFPKQKSVYKGKVREVYHLEDDLLVMIATDRLSAFDVIMPKGIPYKGQILNQIATKFMQQTEDIVPNWLIATPDPNVAIGHLCEPFKVEMVIRGYLAGHAAREYKAGKRKLCGVALPEGLKENDIFPHHPIITPATKADNGAHDEDISKEEIISKGIVSEEDYALLEKYTYALFARGTQIAAQRGLILVDTKYEFGKTKDGKIVLIDEIHTPDSSRYFYQEGYQERQEKGEPQKQLSKEFVRQWLISNGFQGKEGQTIPHMSDTYINTISERYIELYENIMGEPFVKANTDDISQRIYTNVINYLQNR
- a CDS encoding replication-associated recombination protein A; this encodes MNTPLAERMRPTHLDSYVGQEHLVGENGSLRKQIESGLLPSLILWGPPGTGKTTLAQIIAQQSRRAFFTLSAISSGIKEVREVIEKSKQNNGLFATKNPIVFIDEIHRFNKTQQDSLLGAVEKGWITLIGATTENPSFEVIPALLSRCQIYTLNSFERNDLEKLLKNAVEKDEILKKKRITLSETEALIRLSGGDGRKLLNTFELIINTFEANEIVITNEKVMQVVQKNTVLYDKTGEQHYDIVSAFIKSIRGSDPNAAVYWLARMIEGGEDVKFIARRMLILASEDIGNANPTALILANNTFQAVTTIGYPEARIILSQCAVYLAASPKSNASYMAINKAQQLVKQTGDLSVPIHLRNAPTKLMKELNYGKDYKYSHDFENNFAFQDFLPEDLQGTMLYEPGDNPRENALRTYLKNLWGERYNY